Proteins encoded in a region of the Zingiber officinale cultivar Zhangliang unplaced genomic scaffold, Zo_v1.1 ctg97, whole genome shotgun sequence genome:
- the LOC122037858 gene encoding uncharacterized protein LOC122037858, whose product MASPSFRADVALLGPPEIRRLAPRRPSAASSEVSSDRFLALMDAGFNAAAPRPLMGLTENLSPTFLSSGDPCLDFFFQIVPGTPAPTVAGLLGSAWAKDAATALKLACHLRGVRGTGKSDREGFYSSALWMHRHHPKTLALNLLPISGFGYLKDLPEILHRLVAGDDVREKAKAARPPRGPKRRGFGRRRFHFSGRHKSKKRQVTKKQGTKEERIAADLAKGKVLSAQAAEIRRSKRAEMAARAVERYARDPDYRFLHDRVADVFAELLSADLRNLGEGKLTKISLAAKWCPSLDSSYDLSILLCEAIARRLFPRDSHPDYASLEEEHYAYRVRDRLRREALVPLRRALELPEVYMSAGQWSVLPYNRVASVAMKNYKAIFTKHDRDRFAQYLSDVKKGTAKIAAGALLPHEILADAGDEVAELQWKRMVEDLAKKGSLSNCIAVCDVSGSMSGTPMEVCIALGLLISELSEDPWKGRVITFSERPQLHQIEGDSLTEKTAFIRTMEWGMNTDFQKVFDNILAVAVEGNLPREAMVRRVFVFSDMEFDVASANPWETDYAAVCRKFRKAGYGESVPEVVFWNLRDSRSTPVPSSQKGVALVSGFSKNLVKLFLEGDGILSPRAVMETAIAGKEYQKLMIFD is encoded by the coding sequence ATGGCATCTCCTTCTTTTCGCGCCGACGTCGCTCTCCTAGGCCCGCCCGAGATCCGCCGCCTGGCTCCTCGTCGCCCCTCCGCAGCGTCATCGGAGGTGTCGTCCGATCGCTTCCTCGCCCTCATGGATGCGGGATTCAACGCCGCCGCGCCGCGTCCGCTCATGGGCCTTACGGAGAACCTCTCCCCCACTTTTCTCTCCTCCGGTGATCCGTGCCTCGACTTCTTCTTCCAGATCGTTCCGGGGACTCCGGCGCCGACTGTCGCAGGGCTCCTAGGCTCCGCCTGGGCGAAGGACGCTGCCACCGCTCTCAAGCTAGCATGCCACCTGCGTGGCGTCCGCGGCACCGGCAAGTCTGACCGCGAGGGTTTTTATTCATCGGCGTTGTGGATGCACCGCCACCATCCGAAGACTCTCGCGCTCAACCTCCTGCCCATTTCTGGCTTCGGATACCTGAAGGACTTGCCGGAGATCCTCCACCGCCTGGTCGCCGGCGACGATGTTCGTGAAAAGGCCAAGGCTGCGCGGCCACCACGTGGTCCAAAGCGCCGTGGCTTTGGCCGCCGTAGGTTCCACTTTTCCGGCCGCCACAAGTCCAAGAAGCGCCAAGTGACGAAGAAGCAAGGTACAAAAGAGGAAAGGATCGCGGCCGATCTCGCAAAGGGGAAGGTCCTATCGGCGCAGGCAGCAGAAATCCGGCGGAGTAAGCGAGCCGAGATGGCGGCGCGAGCAGTCGAGCGCTACGCTCGCGACCCAGACTATCGCTTCCTCCACGACCGCGTCGCCGATGTCTTTGCCGAGCTCCTCTCAGCCGATCTCCGCAACCTCGGCGAGGGAAAGTTGACGAAGATCTCCCTCGCCGCCAAATGGTGCCCTTCGCTCGACTCCTCGTACGATCTATCCATCCTCCTCTGCGAGGCCATAGCGCGGCGACTCTTTCCTCGGGACTCCCATCCCGACTACGCTTCGCTCGAGGAGGAGCATTACGCTTACCGCGTCCGCGATCGCCTCCGGCGAGAGGCGCTTGTTCCCCTGCGCCGCGCCCTCGAGCTCCCGGAGGTATACATGAGCGCCGGCCAGTGGAGCGTTCTCCCTTACAACCGCGTAGCTTCTGTGGCAATGAAAAACTACAAAGCGATTTTCACCAAGCACGATCGCGACCGCTTCGCCCAATATCTATCCGACGTCAAGAAGGGGACGGCCAAAATCGCCGCCGGGGCGCTCCTTCCCCACGAGATCCTAGCGGACGCCGGCGACGAGGTCGCGGAGCTGCAATGGAAGAGGATGGTCGAAGACCTCGCCAAGAAGGGTAGCCTAAGCAACTGCATCGCTGTGTGCGACGTCTCCGGCAGCATGTCCGGTACGCCGATGGAGGTATGCATCGCGCTCGGTCTCCTCATCTCCGAGCTCAGCGAAGATCCATGGAAGGGGCGGGTGATCACGTTCAGCGAGAGGCCGCAGCTGCACCAGATCGAGGGCGATTCTCTGACGGAGAAAACGGCGTTCATACGTACCATGGAGTGGGGAATGAACACAGACTTCCAGAAAGTGTTCGATAATATCCTCGCGGTTGCCGTCGAGGGAAATCTGCCGCGGGAGGCGATGGTGCGGCGGGTGTTCGTGTTCAGCGACATGGAATTCGACGTGGCGTCGGCGAATCCTTGGGAAACGGACTACGCGGCGGTGTGCCGGAAGTTCCGGAAGGCAGGGTACGGGGAGTCGGTGCCGGAGGTGGTGTTCTGGAACCTTCGAGACTCGAGGTCGACGCCGGTGCCTTCCTCACAGAAGGGGGTGGCGCTAGTCAGCGGCTTTTCCAAGAATCTGGTGAAGCTGTTCTTAGAAGGAGACGGGATTCTCAGCCCGCGGGCAGTGATGGAGACGGCGATAGCCGGAAAGGAATATCAGAAGCTCATGATCTTCGACTGA
- the LOC122037854 gene encoding chaperone protein ClpB1-like: MNHKSTNEARLLLSSILPAEDFEDVTDIPISPSLFDVIRRASRSLPKSRGDSHLTVDQLFLGLLEDSQIKDLLKDAGISDVARVRTLLMPLSYPIAITPRHLHEKSIDSDDQGIQLHSQSEKRDNSERRRIHEMRRWMDEIQILKRRQNMLSQWGETFGLADFKFESVQELDAAIAKLEGDVNDSLEQSSWAMPMKSSAPSRWNEKERLIGLAERLCERVVGQNQAVETVAEVVLRSRAGSDGDSKTELAKALAEQLFGNENFLIRIDLSEYKEQRSLRRLIGGPLVDDEDGQLTAAVRRKPYSVVLFDRVEKAHDSVLKSLLHMLGLGRLADGQNWDVDFTNTVIIMTSNLTRTEKDSPLQIAREILIDEVCLLIYLK, translated from the exons ATGAATCACAAGTCGACCAACGAGGCGCGTCTTCTCCTCTCCTCAATCCTCCCCGCCGAGGATTTTGAGGACGTCACTGATATCCCCATCTCTCCGTCCCTCTTTGACGTTATTCGCCGCGCAT CGCGGTCTCTACCGAAGTCTCGCGGCGACTCCCACCTCACCGTAGACCAGCTCTTCCTCGGCCTCCTGGAGGATTCTCAGATCAAGGATCTCCTCAAAGATGCCGGCATCAGCGACGTCGCCCGTGTTCGCACCCTCTTGATGCCGCTCAGCTATCCCATCGCTATAACACCG CGACACCTTCATGAAAAGTCAATCGACTCGGACGACCAGGGGATTCAACTCCATAGTCAATCAGAAAAGAGGGACAACTCGGAGAGGAGAAGGATCCATGAAATGAGGAGATGGATGGACGAAATTCAAATATTGAAGCGACGTCAAAACATGCTATCGCAATGGGGGGAAACGTTCGGTCTTGCGGACTTCAAGTTTGAATCAGTGCAAGAGTTAGATGCAGCCATCGCAAAGCTCGAGGGCGATGTCAATGATAGTCTGGAGCAAAGCTCATGGGCGATGCCAATGAAAAGCTCGGCGCCGAGCCGTTGGAACGAGAAGGAGAGATTGATCGGCCTAGCAGAGAGGTTGTGCGAGAGGGTGGTCGGGCAGAATCAGGCCGTCGAGACTGTAGCCGAAGTAGTTCTGAGATCGAGAGCCG GCTCTGACGGAGACAGCAAAACAGAGCTCGCAAAAGCTCTCGCAGAGCAATTGTTCGGCAACGAGAATTTTCTCATCCGCATCGACTTGTCAGAGTACAAGGAACAACGCTCGCTTCGACGTCTAATCGGTGGGCCACTGGTTGATGACGAAGATGGACAGTTGACGGCGGCAGTGAGGCGGAAGCCTTATAGCGTCGTTCTCTTCGACCGGGTTGAGAAAGCTCATGATTCTGTGTTAAAAAGCCTTCTTCATATGCTTGGATTAGGAAGGTTAGCTGACGGCCAAAACTGGGATGTGGACTTCACTAACACAGTCATTATCATGACCTCTAATCTTACCAGAACGGAGAAAGATTCACCGCTTCAGATTGCTAGGGAAATACTTATCGACGAGGTGTGCTTATTAATTTATCTAAAGTAA